In Aquimarina sp. TRL1, a single window of DNA contains:
- a CDS encoding Crp/Fnr family transcriptional regulator — protein MLGAFLKQYFDPIINLNLQVWENFATLGEVIEFPKETVLKESNSIERYLGFVLEGSGGNLLWDKNNFVCTDISFRNDAINDFISFTLQKASPIEVRLFEDSKIFRVSYQSFQRVFEKGNYGEEVSRLALESAYIEKQQQQIDLLTKTAKERYLEIIKKNGTDKHINLKYIASYLGITPQSLSRIRSELIL, from the coding sequence ATGTTAGGAGCTTTTTTAAAACAATATTTTGATCCCATTATTAATCTAAATCTTCAAGTTTGGGAAAATTTTGCAACCTTAGGAGAAGTAATAGAATTCCCGAAAGAGACAGTTCTAAAAGAGTCGAACAGTATAGAAAGGTATTTGGGATTTGTTCTTGAAGGAAGTGGAGGGAATCTTCTTTGGGATAAAAATAATTTTGTTTGTACAGACATTAGCTTTAGAAATGATGCGATAAATGACTTTATTTCTTTTACTTTACAAAAAGCATCCCCAATAGAAGTAAGACTGTTTGAGGATAGTAAGATTTTTAGAGTTTCATATCAAAGCTTCCAACGGGTATTTGAAAAAGGAAACTATGGGGAAGAAGTTTCAAGGCTGGCACTTGAATCAGCCTATATCGAAAAGCAACAGCAACAGATAGATCTTTTAACCAAAACAGCTAAAGAAAGATATCTCGAAATTATTAAGAAAAATGGAACTGATAAGCATATAAACTTAAAATACATTGCTTCTTATTTAGGGATTACACCACAAAGCCTTAGTAGAATTCGTTCAGAATTAATTTTATGA
- a CDS encoding CPBP family intramembrane glutamic endopeptidase, whose amino-acid sequence MNRIVKNRSVIPKSRLLVILLGFPIISSIISLLLLRRDLLTFKQVDFFSVFWGIIIVWYLVQIVIIKRILNSSCLSFNDIGYRFNKKETLYFILGYLIFAFILFGVIEYLLASIDITSTKLNSLSDFSNLTPKTSLQRFIFIIAGLVAGISEEFVYRGFAINGLENHNINKWSAILIAAIPFVFQHGLKSLDQFWWFFITGIIMGLIYVVSKRKLYINIIIHWLVILSAMLAILQVL is encoded by the coding sequence ATGAATAGAATAGTAAAAAATAGATCTGTTATTCCTAAATCCAGATTACTAGTAATTCTTTTGGGCTTTCCTATAATTTCTTCAATAATTTCATTGCTCCTTTTAAGAAGAGACCTTCTTACTTTTAAACAGGTAGATTTTTTTAGTGTTTTTTGGGGGATTATTATAGTTTGGTATTTAGTTCAAATTGTCATAATAAAAAGAATATTAAATTCTTCATGTTTAAGTTTCAATGATATTGGCTACAGATTTAATAAAAAAGAAACTTTATATTTTATTCTGGGGTATCTGATTTTTGCCTTTATATTATTTGGTGTAATAGAATATTTATTAGCTTCTATTGATATTACCAGCACTAAACTGAATTCACTATCTGATTTTTCGAACCTTACTCCTAAAACATCTCTACAACGATTCATATTTATAATAGCGGGATTAGTTGCGGGTATTTCAGAAGAGTTTGTATACAGAGGTTTTGCGATTAATGGACTAGAAAATCATAACATAAATAAATGGAGTGCCATTCTGATAGCTGCTATTCCATTCGTTTTTCAACATGGTTTAAAATCCTTAGATCAGTTTTGGTGGTTTTTTATAACAGGGATAATTATGGGACTCATTTACGTAGTTTCTAAAAGAAAATTATACATCAATATTATTATCCATTGGTTAGTCATTCTTTCTGCAATGCTAGCTATACTACAGGTTTTATAA
- a CDS encoding S8 family serine peptidase gives MNRLYNFLGVILLLIYNYSFSQSSDCPENLIVTTDVLSGQTRLFQSSNSITGVNTIQTNANVIYNAGVEITLSDGFDAIKGADFDALIDGCISNPNSLPNDPLFTLQWGHHNLGSNSPENHPYAFSFHTDCSTAEITPPIGVNDIDTNILDVWKDITKGSEDITIAILDSGLDIHHPDINPNRIVAPQNFTETRTITDVTDTSGHGTHVAGLIAAEINNGIGIAGIDQNCKIMPVKINPSPGKFIQISKGIRYAISQDRGSNKANIISMSLGKSTDFTKEEEVKNAVSEAIEAGAILIAATGNDNTNKVDFPAQYSEVIGVGALSPCNTRKSRTSCDLDTRKEGRNLLSWGSNYGVGMDILAPGTLIPSTDITGVNQGLSGFRNCALGSCYTSCIKTSNSNIFTNINGDYVIDGFGTSIATPYVAGIASLMLAANKDLKNYQVQYILKESAKITSDGFKRVDALSAVEMAKNFDPNIDFLLPDLKIEVLSEISDEIDFTDTFPIEIKITNRGDKAISSSSLQLSFKIITDINDNISKSFDISSISVTSLGINQSQIKNVSIRPICTDISGEINDILNRPSFLSISINNNNDEISKLNNQIDIPIQFIENQKPDLVIENVTLANTLSNSFLVEFDIKNLGQGHSELVANTSVQNNFYNYYLSEDIFLDKIKDRKIFPRFNQVNPIYGNFSLCPKTSQTLRPNRFNHSPEGYLFIEINANNIINEIDRTNNIIMINLTQSNSATLILRSKNPVLNPGAILSISPNPSKDMVSILVPKKGIIRVLDITGVLISSYPITDSLLNINIGSYKKGLYLVEYIDIGGNRSIKKLIKK, from the coding sequence ATGAATAGGTTATATAATTTTTTAGGAGTAATTCTATTATTGATATATAATTACTCTTTTTCACAATCCTCGGATTGTCCAGAAAATCTAATCGTAACAACTGATGTATTATCAGGTCAAACAAGATTGTTTCAGTCCAGTAACTCAATTACAGGTGTGAACACTATACAAACTAATGCGAATGTTATATATAATGCAGGAGTGGAAATAACCCTGTCCGATGGTTTTGATGCGATAAAAGGAGCTGATTTTGATGCATTGATAGATGGTTGTATTTCCAACCCTAATAGTTTGCCCAATGACCCTTTGTTTACCTTACAGTGGGGACATCATAACTTGGGTAGTAATAGTCCAGAAAACCATCCGTATGCATTTTCGTTTCACACAGATTGTTCCACAGCAGAGATAACTCCTCCTATTGGGGTAAATGATATAGATACTAATATTCTGGACGTATGGAAGGATATAACGAAGGGATCAGAAGATATTACCATAGCGATATTGGACTCGGGACTGGATATACATCATCCTGATATAAACCCTAATAGAATTGTAGCCCCACAGAATTTTACAGAAACCAGAACCATTACAGATGTCACAGATACTAGTGGTCATGGAACCCATGTAGCCGGTTTGATTGCCGCAGAAATAAACAATGGAATTGGTATTGCAGGTATAGATCAAAATTGCAAGATCATGCCGGTTAAGATAAATCCCAGTCCTGGAAAGTTTATTCAAATTTCTAAAGGGATACGATATGCTATTAGTCAAGACAGAGGGAGTAATAAAGCGAATATCATATCTATGAGTCTTGGCAAATCAACCGATTTCACTAAAGAAGAGGAAGTAAAAAATGCTGTAAGTGAAGCTATTGAAGCTGGGGCAATCTTAATAGCTGCAACAGGTAATGACAATACTAATAAAGTAGATTTTCCTGCCCAATATTCAGAGGTTATAGGAGTGGGAGCTTTAAGTCCTTGTAATACAAGAAAAAGTAGAACCTCTTGTGATCTGGATACTCGTAAAGAAGGACGTAATTTACTTTCATGGGGAAGTAATTATGGGGTGGGAATGGATATTCTGGCTCCCGGGACTTTAATCCCTAGTACAGACATTACAGGTGTAAATCAAGGGTTATCAGGTTTTCGTAATTGTGCTCTTGGTAGTTGTTATACCAGTTGCATAAAGACAAGTAATTCCAACATATTTACCAATATTAATGGAGATTATGTAATCGATGGCTTTGGTACTTCGATTGCTACCCCTTATGTGGCAGGAATTGCTTCCCTCATGCTGGCAGCTAACAAGGATTTAAAGAACTACCAGGTGCAGTATATATTAAAAGAAAGTGCAAAAATCACTAGTGATGGTTTTAAAAGAGTGGATGCCCTATCAGCTGTAGAAATGGCAAAAAACTTTGATCCCAATATCGATTTTTTATTGCCTGATTTAAAAATAGAAGTTCTGTCAGAGATATCTGATGAAATTGATTTTACGGATACTTTTCCAATAGAAATTAAAATAACCAATAGAGGAGATAAAGCCATATCATCTTCCTCTTTGCAACTCAGTTTTAAAATAATTACTGATATCAATGATAATATTTCAAAATCTTTTGATATATCTAGTATTAGTGTTACCTCATTAGGAATAAATCAAAGTCAAATAAAGAATGTTTCCATTCGACCAATTTGTACTGATATTAGTGGAGAAATTAATGATATTTTAAATAGACCATCTTTTTTATCCATTTCAATAAACAATAATAACGATGAAATTAGCAAGCTTAATAACCAAATTGATATACCAATACAGTTCATAGAAAACCAAAAACCTGATTTGGTAATTGAAAACGTGACTTTGGCAAACACTTTATCGAATAGTTTTCTTGTTGAGTTTGATATAAAAAATTTAGGACAAGGACATTCTGAACTTGTAGCAAATACAAGTGTTCAAAATAATTTTTATAATTATTATCTATCGGAAGATATTTTTTTAGATAAAATTAAGGATAGAAAAATTTTCCCTAGGTTTAATCAAGTGAATCCAATATATGGAAATTTCTCTTTATGTCCTAAAACTTCGCAAACCTTAAGACCAAATCGTTTTAACCATAGTCCTGAAGGGTACCTTTTTATTGAGATAAATGCCAATAACATAATTAATGAAATAGATAGGACGAACAATATAATAATGATCAACCTCACCCAAAGTAATTCTGCGACTTTAATTTTAAGAAGTAAAAATCCTGTTTTAAATCCTGGAGCTATACTATCCATTTCTCCCAACCCGTCAAAAGATATGGTGTCAATACTAGTTCCCAAAAAAGGAATCATCCGGGTATTGGATATTACAGGAGTATTAATTTCGTCTTACCCTATTACTGATAGTCTATTAAACATAAATATTGGTTCTTATAAAAAAGGGCTTTATTTAGTAGAATATATAGATATAGGAGGTAATAGATCAATAAAGAAACTCATAAAAAAATAA
- a CDS encoding right-handed parallel beta-helix repeat-containing protein, translating to MKKITIYFILFGILQSFSQTKVWNVADRYPDYTPQQGTALLKQIITDAKLYFKRNNGKLRVLFDEKTYVFSHESSPAIAIHNIKKGTLELSGKGTNHTVFQFNQFDQLGLEITKSDNIHINNIHFTRKKLYASQGTVINTDIRSNIIEMKLHKGFYDPIRLTNPKIFPNIANNHVTVLAYTSNANAPRLSHKTDHLKIKKITLKDKDKSIYRIELENTSCCPLRSTLVGEYITIKAKIGVPTIFIKDSDNMQVDNVLITRATGVALKLKGDCDRTVINNVEVGRRTDDQFHGKKAIYSNLAGGVIVENGKIGAKISNCLIYGTADDGITYHAGNTNILPDGGQIYNNTVRDNHGRGIIVSQSKGGILYGNTLERNRGQALLIKTVIKADNALGNVAVKNWDIYNNTFIENYINEVIWLTTESSNNGKHTNIVIRDNHFYKVPKNNYLIRIDQTNSVTLNNNIVHSFSKKNDASRSNGADQFLIKVGQANEISGRNNKILECTDRGIFDIDTNLNVISKWKKECSGKKRNLPGIGKSKELFYKRNNNVSYIGSLSDNAKAYLISVFDIYGFEIKTLSHHSNSEIIELDQLQKGIYCIKVNAIGEEETLIKKIIVN from the coding sequence ATGAAAAAAATTACTATTTACTTTATTTTATTCGGGATCTTACAATCCTTTTCTCAAACAAAGGTTTGGAATGTAGCTGATAGGTATCCTGATTATACTCCACAACAGGGAACAGCCTTGTTAAAACAAATTATTACAGATGCTAAGCTTTATTTTAAAAGAAATAATGGGAAGTTACGTGTTTTGTTTGATGAAAAAACATACGTTTTTTCACATGAGTCATCTCCTGCAATAGCAATACATAACATTAAAAAAGGAACATTAGAGCTATCGGGAAAAGGCACAAATCATACTGTTTTTCAATTTAATCAATTTGATCAATTAGGGCTGGAAATTACAAAATCAGATAATATCCATATAAACAACATTCACTTTACAAGGAAAAAATTATACGCCTCGCAAGGAACAGTTATCAATACTGATATTAGATCAAATATTATTGAAATGAAGTTGCATAAAGGGTTTTATGATCCCATTAGATTAACAAACCCTAAAATTTTTCCTAATATAGCTAATAATCATGTAACAGTATTGGCTTATACGAGTAATGCTAATGCTCCTCGGTTAAGTCATAAAACGGATCATTTAAAAATCAAAAAAATAACTCTAAAAGACAAAGACAAATCGATTTATCGAATCGAATTAGAAAATACTTCTTGTTGTCCATTGCGATCAACTCTGGTTGGAGAATATATAACAATAAAAGCGAAAATAGGGGTGCCTACTATTTTTATTAAAGATTCAGATAATATGCAAGTAGATAATGTTTTGATTACAAGAGCTACTGGGGTTGCTCTCAAGTTAAAAGGAGATTGTGATCGAACCGTTATTAACAATGTTGAAGTTGGAAGAAGAACGGATGATCAGTTTCATGGAAAAAAAGCGATATATTCCAATTTAGCCGGGGGAGTTATCGTGGAAAACGGAAAAATAGGAGCAAAAATCAGTAATTGTTTAATTTATGGAACAGCTGATGATGGGATAACCTATCATGCGGGAAATACGAATATTCTTCCTGATGGAGGACAAATTTATAACAACACTGTCAGAGATAATCATGGAAGAGGAATTATTGTAAGTCAATCAAAAGGAGGGATACTATATGGTAATACCCTAGAGCGAAATAGAGGTCAGGCATTATTGATAAAAACAGTTATAAAAGCTGATAATGCTTTGGGGAATGTAGCGGTTAAAAATTGGGATATATATAACAATACTTTTATAGAGAATTATATTAATGAAGTTATTTGGCTTACCACAGAAAGTTCCAATAACGGTAAGCATACCAATATCGTTATTAGAGATAATCACTTTTATAAAGTTCCTAAAAACAACTACCTGATTCGAATTGATCAAACAAATTCCGTAACGTTAAATAATAATATAGTTCACTCTTTTTCTAAAAAAAATGATGCTAGCAGGAGTAATGGAGCAGATCAATTTTTAATTAAAGTTGGACAAGCTAATGAAATATCAGGACGAAATAATAAAATTTTAGAGTGTACGGATAGAGGTATTTTTGATATAGATACTAATTTAAACGTGATTAGCAAGTGGAAAAAAGAATGTTCTGGTAAAAAAAGAAATTTACCTGGTATAGGAAAAAGCAAAGAACTATTCTATAAAAGAAACAATAATGTCTCTTATATAGGAAGCCTTTCTGATAACGCAAAAGCATATTTAATTTCTGTGTTTGATATTTATGGATTTGAAATAAAAACGCTTTCTCATCATAGCAACTCAGAAATAATTGAGTTAGATCAACTTCAAAAAGGAATATACTGTATAAAAGTAAATGCTATCGGCGAAGAAGAAACACTAATAAAAAAAATAATAGTTAATTAA
- a CDS encoding SMP-30/gluconolactonase/LRE family protein yields the protein MKFYLLTTYLLVISILFISCNDDNEPRVVQWDLVWEINDLPNPESVAFDKKRNVLYVSNQKLGGENGEASIGILSPNGTIIEKEWITGMDEPKGILIIDDKLYVSDKTVLIEIDIPSAEIINEYEGEGAQFLNDVAKDNTGNVYVSDMFTSAIYRLDKQGNFKLWLQDENLQNPNGLWIEDNYMYISAWGSFDDQNPLGASKGTVLKINMANKSFEQIGKDNIGHLDGIHPYNNGFLLSDWIEGKIFTFENGVTTKIIDTEQGSGDIVYLTENDIIIVPIAPTGKVLAFSPIKL from the coding sequence ATGAAATTTTACTTATTAACAACTTATTTGTTAGTCATTTCTATTCTATTTATTTCTTGTAACGATGACAATGAACCAAGAGTTGTACAATGGGATTTAGTTTGGGAGATTAACGATTTGCCAAACCCTGAAAGTGTAGCCTTTGATAAGAAGCGTAATGTATTATATGTTTCTAATCAAAAATTAGGGGGAGAAAACGGGGAGGCCTCAATAGGAATTTTATCTCCTAATGGTACCATTATCGAAAAAGAATGGATAACAGGGATGGATGAACCAAAAGGAATTCTAATAATTGATGACAAGCTGTATGTAAGTGATAAAACAGTATTGATTGAGATTGATATTCCTTCAGCAGAAATAATTAATGAATATGAAGGAGAAGGGGCTCAATTTCTTAATGATGTTGCCAAAGATAATACGGGCAATGTCTATGTTTCTGATATGTTTACCTCTGCTATTTATAGATTAGATAAACAAGGTAACTTTAAGCTTTGGCTACAAGATGAAAACCTCCAAAATCCGAATGGACTATGGATTGAAGATAATTACATGTATATTTCAGCCTGGGGTTCTTTTGATGACCAAAACCCTTTAGGAGCATCAAAAGGAACGGTGTTAAAGATAAATATGGCTAATAAGTCTTTTGAACAAATAGGAAAAGATAATATTGGTCACCTAGATGGTATTCATCCTTATAATAATGGTTTTTTACTTTCTGATTGGATAGAAGGTAAAATATTCACATTTGAAAACGGAGTAACGACAAAGATTATTGATACCGAACAAGGATCAGGAGACATTGTTTATTTAACCGAAAATGATATTATTATAGTTCCGATTGCCCCTACAGGAAAAGTATTAGCTTTTTCCCCGATAAAACTATAG
- a CDS encoding GEVED domain-containing protein, with product MKTTNKSLILLRGFNEQVLPKLNIVIASAILFLSGGLFAQTPSQKAKIIQQSNLVKLNQLQSELASKAALQKKEAVAAAKRNGWQVKIANTDGSFSELQRLAKDGAPIYYTTFNVDAAKSTRTNHLNSGGSLGLNLDGQSMTAHVWDGGATRPSHQEFDGAGGNNRVIINDGVTILNGNSFHAQHVTGTIVASGVRANAKGMAPQAKAKTHDWENDSSEATTAAANGMILSNHSYGFRADRIPDQYFGAYIEEARIWDEIMYNAPFYLMVVAAGNDGNDNSSNGRPLDGNSSYDKLSGHSVSKNNLVVANAQDANISNDGTLNSVTINSSSSEGPTDDYRIKPDITGNGTGVYSTFDNSDTAYRSITGTSMAAPNVTGTLLLLQQHYNNNNGNLMKAATLKGVALHTADDIGPSGPDAVHGWGLLNAKVAAEAITNKGTASKIEELTLTSGQTYTITVDSDGSSPLLASISWTDRAGTAVSATNSNTAVLVNDLDIRVTKGSATFSPYKLTSITTNGTGDNTVDPFERVDIANASGTYTITVTHKGTLTGGSQNFSLIVTGLTETTTVCTATVPAGVSSSAVGADTATIGWTAVASATYDLRYRQTGTTNWTTSAENGTSKVISGLSPSTTYEVQVRSKCADGTTSDYSASVNFTTTDVQLNYCNSNGQRVSDEYISNVKLGSINKTSTGASSGYSDFTAESTNLSKGNANTITITPTWTGTRYNEGYSVWIDYNQDGDFADSGEQVWTKAASQTTPVSGSFTVPATAKNGNTRMRVSMKYNGIPTSCESFTYGEVEDYTVAIGGSDADTQAPSAPTGLTASNVTETTLTLSWNAATDNVGVVGYDVYQGATNLGSVTATTRNIAGLTANTAYQFTVKAKDAAGNESAASNTLNVTTAGASSTYDVKLRITFDNYPEETSWEIKDANNQVVHSGGTYGAQPDGSTLTITKTLDTGCYTLVFKDSYGDGICCSYGNGSYELSNSASGEVLASGGSFTSEDTKNFCVGTTQLNSINSSSTIAKTDLRISEFVLSPVPAKDYIMIRMKNAKDSNYRIINHIGQVVRSGKVSENKVTLNGLPNGMYFFSVISNDKTLTKKFIIKQ from the coding sequence ATGAAAACAACTAACAAAAGCCTTATTTTGTTGAGGGGTTTTAATGAGCAAGTATTGCCAAAATTAAATATAGTTATTGCTTCTGCAATACTATTTTTATCTGGTGGGCTTTTCGCTCAGACCCCTTCGCAAAAGGCAAAGATTATTCAACAAAGTAATCTGGTAAAATTAAATCAATTACAGTCTGAACTAGCAAGTAAGGCAGCATTACAGAAGAAAGAAGCTGTGGCAGCTGCCAAAAGAAATGGATGGCAGGTTAAAATAGCGAATACAGACGGAAGCTTTTCTGAATTACAAAGATTAGCAAAGGATGGAGCACCAATCTATTACACTACATTTAATGTAGATGCAGCAAAATCTACACGAACAAATCACTTAAACTCTGGAGGTTCCTTAGGACTAAACCTGGACGGGCAAAGTATGACGGCCCATGTTTGGGATGGAGGAGCGACAAGACCTAGTCATCAGGAATTTGATGGTGCAGGAGGGAATAACAGAGTTATTATTAATGATGGTGTTACAATACTTAATGGTAATAGTTTTCATGCTCAGCATGTTACAGGGACGATAGTAGCTTCTGGAGTACGAGCCAATGCAAAAGGAATGGCACCTCAGGCAAAAGCTAAAACACACGATTGGGAAAATGACAGCTCAGAAGCGACGACAGCTGCTGCCAATGGAATGATATTGTCAAATCATTCTTATGGTTTTAGAGCGGATCGAATTCCCGATCAATATTTTGGAGCCTATATTGAAGAAGCTAGAATATGGGATGAAATTATGTATAATGCTCCTTTTTACCTTATGGTAGTAGCAGCAGGAAATGATGGAAATGATAATAGTTCTAATGGACGGCCATTAGATGGAAATTCTTCGTATGATAAATTATCAGGTCATTCTGTTTCAAAAAATAATCTGGTGGTTGCAAATGCTCAAGATGCTAACATTAGTAATGACGGAACTTTAAATAGTGTTACGATTAATAGTAGTAGTAGTGAAGGTCCTACTGATGATTATAGAATTAAACCAGATATTACGGGTAATGGTACAGGAGTATATTCAACTTTTGATAACAGTGATACTGCTTACAGGAGCATCACAGGAACCTCAATGGCAGCTCCTAATGTAACAGGAACACTTTTATTGCTACAGCAACATTACAATAATAATAATGGAAATTTGATGAAAGCAGCGACCTTAAAAGGGGTAGCACTTCATACTGCTGATGATATTGGTCCTTCTGGACCTGACGCCGTTCATGGATGGGGATTATTAAACGCTAAGGTTGCTGCAGAAGCTATTACTAATAAAGGAACTGCTTCGAAAATAGAAGAACTAACACTTACTAGTGGGCAGACGTATACTATCACTGTTGATTCCGATGGTAGTAGCCCATTACTTGCTTCTATTTCCTGGACGGATAGAGCAGGGACAGCTGTGTCTGCAACCAATTCTAATACAGCTGTATTAGTTAATGATTTAGACATTAGAGTGACTAAAGGTTCTGCTACATTTAGCCCATATAAACTTACTAGCATTACTACAAATGGTACAGGAGATAATACAGTGGATCCATTTGAGAGAGTGGATATAGCCAATGCATCAGGAACGTATACTATTACAGTTACTCATAAAGGAACATTAACAGGAGGAAGCCAAAACTTTTCTCTTATTGTTACTGGATTAACAGAAACAACTACTGTATGTACGGCAACCGTACCTGCCGGAGTATCTTCTTCGGCTGTAGGCGCAGATACTGCAACTATAGGATGGACAGCGGTAGCTAGTGCTACCTATGACCTTCGTTACAGACAAACCGGAACAACAAATTGGACAACTTCTGCCGAAAATGGAACCTCTAAAGTGATTTCTGGATTGAGTCCATCTACAACTTATGAAGTTCAGGTAAGAAGTAAATGTGCTGATGGAACTACTTCTGACTATAGCGCTTCAGTGAATTTTACAACGACAGATGTACAGCTTAATTACTGTAATTCTAATGGTCAAAGAGTAAGTGATGAATATATTAGTAATGTAAAACTAGGTTCGATTAATAAAACATCGACAGGAGCAAGTAGTGGGTATAGTGATTTTACTGCCGAATCTACTAACTTGTCTAAAGGAAATGCTAATACTATTACTATTACTCCTACATGGACTGGAACCAGGTATAATGAAGGGTACAGTGTATGGATTGATTATAATCAAGATGGGGATTTTGCTGATTCAGGAGAACAAGTATGGACAAAAGCAGCTTCACAAACAACCCCGGTAAGTGGTAGTTTTACAGTACCTGCAACAGCGAAAAACGGAAATACAAGAATGAGAGTATCTATGAAGTATAATGGAATACCAACTTCATGTGAATCTTTTACTTATGGAGAAGTAGAAGACTATACTGTGGCTATAGGAGGTTCTGATGCGGATACTCAGGCTCCTTCTGCTCCAACCGGATTAACAGCTTCTAATGTTACAGAAACAACCCTTACATTATCCTGGAATGCTGCTACTGATAATGTAGGTGTAGTAGGATATGATGTCTATCAAGGAGCTACTAATCTTGGATCAGTAACTGCAACCACGAGAAATATTGCTGGATTGACAGCTAATACAGCCTACCAGTTTACGGTAAAAGCGAAAGATGCAGCAGGAAATGAATCTGCAGCAAGTAATACACTAAATGTAACTACCGCAGGAGCATCTTCTACATATGATGTAAAACTGCGTATTACTTTTGATAATTATCCCGAAGAAACCAGCTGGGAAATTAAAGATGCTAATAATCAGGTAGTGCATTCAGGAGGAACATATGGAGCGCAACCTGATGGCTCTACACTTACAATAACCAAAACACTGGATACAGGATGTTATACTTTGGTATTTAAAGACTCCTATGGAGATGGAATTTGCTGTAGTTACGGAAATGGTTCTTATGAACTGAGTAATAGTGCATCTGGTGAAGTATTAGCTTCTGGTGGATCATTTACTTCTGAAGATACTAAAAATTTCTGTGTAGGTACGACGCAATTAAATAGTATCAATAGTAGTAGTACTATTGCAAAAACAGATCTGAGAATTTCTGAATTTGTGCTTTCTCCAGTTCCTGCAAAAGACTATATCATGATTCGAATGAAGAATGCTAAAGATTCAAACTATAGAATTATAAATCATATTGGTCAAGTGGTAAGAAGTGGAAAAGTATCCGAAAACAAAGTAACTTTAAACGGTTTGCCAAATGGAATGTATTTCTTTTCAGTGATATCTAATGATAAAACACTAACGAAGAAGTTCATCATCAAACAGTAA
- a CDS encoding LytTR family DNA-binding domain-containing protein, whose amino-acid sequence MQRPISEVFSKPNRSKLWIGLFFLIIGLSVLQDYLFSQIHGTGFYISDSLLYNSIWFFLVPFTFLEIWILTLFHCKNNIWLVLYRLAISSILSLLHILIFTSFFVSVSYFVFSPSHRFARIFTNALSNEFSALILYYFIAPFVVFFLEKKLPKTTSNLIYSQNFKVKTGLKTIAISSQSIETISTDKPYTVITTSTNRYFDTRTMKVFETLLNPSTFLRVNRSTIINTHIVKELVSRKNGDYDALLSNGETVRLSRHYRANWQHLLQ is encoded by the coding sequence ATGCAAAGACCAATTTCAGAAGTTTTTTCAAAACCTAACCGAAGTAAGCTTTGGATCGGATTGTTCTTCCTGATCATTGGTCTGTCTGTTTTACAAGATTACTTATTTAGCCAAATTCACGGTACTGGATTTTACATCTCAGATTCTTTACTTTATAACAGTATTTGGTTTTTTCTCGTCCCCTTCACATTTTTAGAAATTTGGATATTGACACTATTTCATTGCAAAAACAATATCTGGTTAGTTCTTTACAGATTGGCAATAAGCAGCATCCTATCTTTGCTGCACATTCTGATCTTCACCTCTTTTTTTGTATCGGTAAGTTATTTTGTTTTCTCTCCTTCACATCGTTTTGCACGCATCTTTACTAATGCTTTATCCAATGAATTTAGTGCTTTGATACTCTATTATTTTATCGCTCCTTTTGTGGTATTTTTTTTAGAAAAGAAGCTTCCAAAAACTACATCTAATCTTATTTATTCCCAAAATTTCAAAGTAAAAACCGGGCTTAAAACCATCGCTATAAGCTCCCAGTCTATTGAAACTATTTCAACAGACAAGCCATATACTGTTATTACTACGAGCACCAATCGTTATTTTGATACTCGAACAATGAAAGTTTTCGAAACTCTTTTAAATCCTTCGACATTTTTGCGGGTTAATCGTTCTACAATCATTAATACACATATAGTCAAAGAACTTGTATCGAGAAAGAACGGAGATTACGATGCCTTGCTTTCCAATGGCGAAACCGTTCGTTTGAGCCGACATTACAGAGCTAACTGGCAACATCTACTCCAGTAA